In Tribolium castaneum strain GA2 chromosome 8, icTriCast1.1, whole genome shotgun sequence, the genomic window cGTCATTTTTCCCTCCCTGTGAACAAATTCCTGTGTTTCCCCCGCAATAAGGGTATGTGTTAACATGTCTTGCTGCGCACGGTGCGGCCAAGGCATCTGTTCGACTGCTGGTAAAATCGCGCTTAACAAAGTCTGGCATAAGGGCTGTTTCTGTTGCTGTAAGTGCGATTTAAGTTCAAATCAAGGTTTTTCACCAGTCGCAGTCTACAGATAACTGTAATCGACCGTTGAATGTGCGCTCGGCCAAAATCTACTACGGAGAGGTTTTCTGCGCCTGCTGCTGTCCTCCGAAGGAGGTGTGCAGAGTTAACTCGACACCGAGCTTCAATTACTGCGAGAGGATGAGGACGGTTTGCTGCAAGTCGAGCGACTCTGATGTAATTGATTTtgagtcaaaaaaaattaattcttacGTGACAAAAATCGGTTAAATTTCTTACGAAAGACGTGTTTGAAGACgaatttaacgattttttttgcttaattttaacagaattttcgaaatttaatgaatttctcgTTAGAGTAAGAAACATTTTTGCAGTTTCctacttttttgaaaagtttttcgAATTCAGCAAATTTCACtctagatttgtcaaaattaaggCCAAAaacattttggaaaaattttatggtTTTCTGATGGGATTTCTGTCTTTTGTCAATATATTTCTGCTTTAGCCTTTCgctaaaaactgaattaatgCATTCATTTTCAGCAAAACACCTTATCTAATTTAACAAAGTCACTACAAATGTTTCTAAAATCGCAGATAATTTGAGAACTATTTAATATACCAACGATTTTCCATTTTATTTGACACAttctcaaataattttaagttcaAAACGGtgaaaagaaatatttttctattgcTTTAGGAATTTTCTGCTTCGTTTATGCAAAATCTTTTAAGATTTGTcatcgaaaaattaaaataatcacagataatagatttatttttgttttgtttttataatttagtgagttttccactgaaaaacgCTTCATAACAAATGATATTTACTATTCAACCTACTTTAATGATTCtccagttttgttaaaaaaaaacacaattttgcaattttctacattttttcaaaatatttctaatttagtagagaaagtTTCATTTACAAATGTTCCTAAATTTTACTATTCAACATTTTGTCTGattgaaaaattgttctaAAGTAACTTGACACAGACTTAAATTTaccgattaattaatttaatttaaccgATGTTTAGCAAATCTTTCGTATTAATCGAATTTCTCGTCGAATGTtcttaattgaataaaacgagcttaaaaaacatgatttttttgtttttttttgtgaaaatatttctGCTTTAGTGCGAGTCAGCcttttattgaaaagtgaaaagaaaaattaacaaaaaatattgcattttatttcatgctttattttgtgaaaatacttctaatttagtaaatattaatttagctaataaaaatcctaaatccacaaaaaaattaagttttatctAATTTATCACTAAATTTCCACTTTGGTTTTGCacattttcacaatttttttcgattttcgcCGAAAATTGAGCTTCTAAATTCATGGAaagtaattagtattttgttaattaaggAATTTCCTGGTTCATTTTTGCAAGATATTTTGACTTTAGTAGTGAATTTCTCCTCGAAAAATGAACATAAATGGATTtattattcgattttttttctgattgaGTGAGTATTCGACTGAAAAACGCTCCCAAATTCGTAACAAATGATACACTTCAACTTACTTTAACGATTTTCCAATCGTCAAAATCTTTGTCAATATCCttgaaatttagtaatattcttctaaaaacaaattaatgcaAGTGAAAACTAGCACATTTCCgatttttttgcaacattttttaaattttgcaagtTCAAATGTATGTCAAAGACTTTATTTTATCGTTTGgtgtaaaaaaaactgtaatcCCCTAACATACTTTTCATCAAAAAACTTTTGTGCCAATCTTCGAAAACTTGAAGATAttggtctaaaatttttagataacACACGATTTACGCAATATAAGtattagaaatattttgtgacatttagcaattttaaatcgaagaaaaattaatttttgaagaacTGTCTTTTTGTTTGGTAGAAAtaataaactgaaattttggttCAAATTTGAAGGACTGCCCCCGCGACGTCCACTCCTGCAGCTGCATCCCCTCCTGCTGCCAAACTCCCTGTCCTTGTCAAGCCTGCTGCGAAGAATCCTGCTGTGAAGATCGCTGTTTCAAGCGCATCCACTGCCGTCCCCGCTCCCCCAAACCCCTCAATTATCCTCCACGTCCTCCCAAATGCACTTGCAACAAATGTTGTCCTCCTCCTCCAATGAAACGTTGTCCGGATCCTTGCTGTTCCAGGAAAAAATCCTGTCGACCTCCTCCCTGCCCTCCCACTCCACGTTGCCCTCCACCTCCACGCTGCCCTTCCCCACAACGTTGTCGATCGCCATGTCCTCCTCCCTCCAATAATTGTTGCAAGaacaaaatgatttattttcgaCCTCGATGTCCGAGTCCTTCATGCGGACGTAGTCGAAGTTGTAAACCACGTCCttgcaagagatgttgttcGTGTGAAGATAGATGTAAGAGATGTGGAGAGAAAGTTTTTGCAGCTGAGAAGGTTTTAACGTCGCATGGGTCCTATCATTTGGGGTGTTTTTCTTGCTATTGTTGTTGCAAGTCGTTGTGTGTGAAGACGATGTATGAGGCGTGCGGGGAGATTTATTGCAGacgtaagtaaaaaaaataaaagtggcCAAAAGAATTACGAAATTGTGATTAAAGTCTGTATTATTATGTAAGTTGAAAAACTATCGACAGATGAGAGCAAAAAAGTTCTAAGactataatttttgttaagtctatccaaaaaaaaaaaaaataaatatatattcaATGTTTTTGAATATAAATGCTAAAACTGTAAatatttgacgattttttttcttcgaaATACTTATAGGTACGTCTTTGTCTTTGTAAATGGATAAACTGCAATATATGAATATGATTCTTtcatttcgttttttattacagAGATGgtcttcttaattttttttaataattaacaaaaataattatctcGAATAACTCGGCTACGCCTCAGTCTAAAAATATATGATTTATGAATATAGAAAGTTTGTCtcataaataatatatacttttatatactttttttatatacttttcatatattttttatatacttttataTACTttctatattaaaaaataaagaaagaatAGTAATGCTGAAGTGATAGAAGTTAgagataatgcaaaaattaatcattctatgttttcata contains:
- the LOC107398059 gene encoding keratin-associated protein 9-1, whose product is MSCCARCGQGICSTAGKIALNKVWHKGCFCCYNCNRPLNVRSAKIYYGEVFCACCCPPKEVCRVNSTPSFNYCERMRTVCCKSSDSDDCPRDVHSCSCIPSCCQTPCPCQACCEESCCEDRCFKRIHCRPRSPKPLNYPPRPPKCTCNKCCPPPPMKRCPDPCCSRKKSCRPPPCPPTPRCPPPPRCPSPQRCRSPCPPPSNNCCKNKMIYFRPRCPSPSCGRSRSCKPRPCKRCCSCEDRCKRCGEKVFAAEKVLTSHGSYHLGCFSCYCCCKSLCVKTMYEACGEIYCRQCYNNYFGISSYGYCGNVC